One Littorina saxatilis isolate snail1 linkage group LG1, US_GU_Lsax_2.0, whole genome shotgun sequence genomic window carries:
- the LOC138981708 gene encoding ceramide glucosyltransferase-like isoform X2: MMDLVDQEAMSYVVLALGVLVLMLYVLSFGLVIISCVWGWMYFHKKSDTALLGDDVPGVSIVKPLMGIDPLLEVNLESHFTLKYPKYELLICFHDDQDPAITLVQKLKKKYPKVDVKMFFHGREEIMNPMVQNMVQGYEAAQYEYVWISTSRIKVSTEIIQDIVVKLQQPNVALVHQMPFSVQANNLASSIEKIYFGCALARYYIAFNILGMCCVTGMSYIFKKSVLDSLDGLGWFGRYLAEDFFLTKAIHDRGFKLVLSAYPAQQNVSSTSVKSFVDRMVRWLRLRLNMLTVVASFLEPLTECMTLGAAMAATLYHFFDINPFIFFCSHLLVWLVIDYIQLRNVQNGPVPIGKLRFAWIWMFRECMSVWIFICAVVNPHRIKWGRRTYYVHTGGHTELDTKASACSDL, translated from the exons ATGATGGATCTGGTGGACCAAGAGGCGATGTCTTACGTCGTACTGGCGTTGGGAGTTCTGGTCCTGATGCTGTACGTCCTTTCCTTCGGCCTGGTCATCATCTCCTGTGTCTgggg TTGGATGTATTTTCACAAGAAGAGCGACACAGCGTTGCTTGGAGATGATGTACCGGGCGTGTCTATCGTCAAGCCGCTAATGGGGATCGACCCTCTGTTGGAAGTGAACTTGGAGAGTCATTTTACTCTCAAGTATCCTaag TATGAGCTGCTCATCTGTTTCCATGACGACCAAGACCCAGCCATCACTTTGGTTCAAAAGCTGAAGAAAAAGTACCCCAAAGTGGATGTCAAGATGTTCTTCC ACGGAAGAGAGGAGATCATGAACCCCATGGTACAGAACATGGTGCAGGGTTATGAGGCAGCGCAATACGAATACGTCTGGATCAGCACAAGTCGCATAAAAG TGTCCACAGAGATCATACAAGACATAGTGGTCAAGCTGCAGCAGCCCAACGTGGCCCTAGTTCACCAGATGCCATTCTCCGTACAGGCCAACAACTTGGCCAGTTCCATTGAAAAG ATTTATTTTGGCTGCGCACTGGCGCGGTACTACATAGCATTCAACATTCTTGGCATGTGTTGTGTGACTGGCATGTCCTACATCTTCAAGAAGTCTGTCTTGGACAGTTTGGATGGCCTGGGATGGTTTGGACGATATCTAGCAGAAGATTTTTTCCTCACAAAAGCCATACATGatag GGGCTTCAAGCTTGTGTTGTCAGCATATCCAGCTCAACAGAATGTCAGCTCTACATCAGTCAAAAGCTTTGTTGACCGTATGGTCAG ATGGCTACGACTGCGGCTGAATATGCTGACGGTGGTAGCCAGTTTTCTGGAGCCGCTGACAGAATGCATGACATTGGGCGCCGCAATGGCTGCTACATTGTATCATTTCTTTGACATCAACCCCTTCATCTTTTTCTGCTCTCATCTGCTGGTCTGGCTCGTTATAGACTACATACAACTTCGTAATGTGCAG AACGGCCCTGTGCCTATCGGAAAGCTCCGATTTGCTTGGATCTGGATGTTCCGAGAGTGCATGTCTGTGTGGATTTTCATCTGTGCTGTTGTCAACCCCCACCGCATCAAGTGGGGTCGACGTACATACTACGTGCACACGGGCGGACACACTGAGCTGGACACTAAAGCATCCGCCTGTTCTGACTTGTGA
- the LOC138981708 gene encoding ceramide glucosyltransferase-like isoform X1 produces MQNQCDSEGLKLQELLFPVLHYVPSPAKMMDLVDQEAMSYVVLALGVLVLMLYVLSFGLVIISCVWGWMYFHKKSDTALLGDDVPGVSIVKPLMGIDPLLEVNLESHFTLKYPKYELLICFHDDQDPAITLVQKLKKKYPKVDVKMFFHGREEIMNPMVQNMVQGYEAAQYEYVWISTSRIKVSTEIIQDIVVKLQQPNVALVHQMPFSVQANNLASSIEKIYFGCALARYYIAFNILGMCCVTGMSYIFKKSVLDSLDGLGWFGRYLAEDFFLTKAIHDRGFKLVLSAYPAQQNVSSTSVKSFVDRMVRWLRLRLNMLTVVASFLEPLTECMTLGAAMAATLYHFFDINPFIFFCSHLLVWLVIDYIQLRNVQNGPVPIGKLRFAWIWMFRECMSVWIFICAVVNPHRIKWGRRTYYVHTGGHTELDTKASACSDL; encoded by the exons ATGCAGAACCAGTGCGACTCGGAGGGGCTCAAGCTTCAAGAGCTGCTCTTCCCTGTACTCCACTACGTCCCTAGCCCAGCAAAG ATGATGGATCTGGTGGACCAAGAGGCGATGTCTTACGTCGTACTGGCGTTGGGAGTTCTGGTCCTGATGCTGTACGTCCTTTCCTTCGGCCTGGTCATCATCTCCTGTGTCTgggg TTGGATGTATTTTCACAAGAAGAGCGACACAGCGTTGCTTGGAGATGATGTACCGGGCGTGTCTATCGTCAAGCCGCTAATGGGGATCGACCCTCTGTTGGAAGTGAACTTGGAGAGTCATTTTACTCTCAAGTATCCTaag TATGAGCTGCTCATCTGTTTCCATGACGACCAAGACCCAGCCATCACTTTGGTTCAAAAGCTGAAGAAAAAGTACCCCAAAGTGGATGTCAAGATGTTCTTCC ACGGAAGAGAGGAGATCATGAACCCCATGGTACAGAACATGGTGCAGGGTTATGAGGCAGCGCAATACGAATACGTCTGGATCAGCACAAGTCGCATAAAAG TGTCCACAGAGATCATACAAGACATAGTGGTCAAGCTGCAGCAGCCCAACGTGGCCCTAGTTCACCAGATGCCATTCTCCGTACAGGCCAACAACTTGGCCAGTTCCATTGAAAAG ATTTATTTTGGCTGCGCACTGGCGCGGTACTACATAGCATTCAACATTCTTGGCATGTGTTGTGTGACTGGCATGTCCTACATCTTCAAGAAGTCTGTCTTGGACAGTTTGGATGGCCTGGGATGGTTTGGACGATATCTAGCAGAAGATTTTTTCCTCACAAAAGCCATACATGatag GGGCTTCAAGCTTGTGTTGTCAGCATATCCAGCTCAACAGAATGTCAGCTCTACATCAGTCAAAAGCTTTGTTGACCGTATGGTCAG ATGGCTACGACTGCGGCTGAATATGCTGACGGTGGTAGCCAGTTTTCTGGAGCCGCTGACAGAATGCATGACATTGGGCGCCGCAATGGCTGCTACATTGTATCATTTCTTTGACATCAACCCCTTCATCTTTTTCTGCTCTCATCTGCTGGTCTGGCTCGTTATAGACTACATACAACTTCGTAATGTGCAG AACGGCCCTGTGCCTATCGGAAAGCTCCGATTTGCTTGGATCTGGATGTTCCGAGAGTGCATGTCTGTGTGGATTTTCATCTGTGCTGTTGTCAACCCCCACCGCATCAAGTGGGGTCGACGTACATACTACGTGCACACGGGCGGACACACTGAGCTGGACACTAAAGCATCCGCCTGTTCTGACTTGTGA